A DNA window from Trichosurus vulpecula isolate mTriVul1 chromosome 2, mTriVul1.pri, whole genome shotgun sequence contains the following coding sequences:
- the LOC118838164 gene encoding olfactory receptor 52H1: MVTFNISGFNPDVFILVGIPGLEQFHIWIGIPFCAIYLVAVVGNSILLYLILIERSLHEPMFFFLSLLASTDLVLSTAGVPKTLSIFWLGAREITFTGCLTQMFFLHYSFVLDSAILLSMAFDRYVAICSPLRYTTILTPQAIIKIIVGICFRSFCIILPDVFLLKRLPFCQTRIIPHTYCEHIGVARLSCADISINIWYGFAVPIMTVISDVILIAISYTLILHAVFHLPSHTARQKALGTCGSHVCVILMFYTPAFFSILAHRFGHNVPRTFHIMFANLYIIIPPALNPIIYGVKTKQIRDKVIILFSPKATQ, from the coding sequence ATGGTCACATTTAACATAAGTGGCTTCAACCCAGATGTATTCATCCTAGTGGGGATCCCAGGGCTGGAGCAGTTCCACATCTGGATTGGCATTCCTTTCTGTGCTATTTACCTTGTGGCTGTAGTGGGAAACTCAATCTTGCTATATCTCATCCTCATAGAACGCAGCCTCCATGAACCcatgttcttcttcctctccctgctgGCTTCCACTGACCTGGTGCTGTCCACAGCGGGTGTTCCCAAAACCCTCAGCATCTTCTGGCTTGGAGCCAGGGAAATCACTTTTACTGGCTGCCTCACCCAGATGTTTTTTCTTCACTACAGCTTTGTTTTAGACTCAGCCATTCTACTGTCCATGGCATTTGATCGATATGTGGCCATCTGCTCCCCACTGAGATATACCACCATCCTGACTCCTCAAGCCATCATCAAGATCATAGTAGGTATCTGCTTTCGCAGCTTCTGCATCATCCTCCCAGATGTTTTCTTGTTGAAGCGCCTACCCTTCTGCCAGACACGCATCATCCCACACACATATTGTGAACATATTGGTGTGGCCCGCCTCTCCTGTGCTGACATCTCCATCAACATCTGGTATGGCTTTGCCGTGCCCATCATGACTGTAATTTCAGATGTTATATTGATTGCTATCTCTTACACACTTATCCTCCATGCTGTCTTCCACCTCCCATCTCATACTGCCCGACAGAAAGCACTAGGTACCTGTGGTTCTCATGTCTGTGTCATCCTTATGTTCTACACACCAGCCTTCTTCTCCATCCTTGCCCACCGATTTGGACACAATGTTCCTCGAACCTTCCACATCATGTTTGCCAACCTCTACATAATCATCCCACCTGCACTCAATCCCATCATCTATGGAGTTAAGACAAAGCAAATAAGGGACAAGGTCATCATCTTGTTCTCTCCAAAGGCAACCCAGTGA